From Haloglomus litoreum, the proteins below share one genomic window:
- a CDS encoding class I SAM-dependent methyltransferase, whose product MDSHDVRRQWAERSGEYSPAYYAYYGADERSEAVLRALERVDRDARVLELGCSSGRHLAHLHDAGFDRLAGIELNDEALEVMSETYPDLAATGRFYLDAIEAVLPEFEDGAFDVTYSVETLQHIHPDAEWVFEEVARVTSDLVVTVENEGDGESPPDGTAVNYVQDEVPLYYRDWNAVFTDLGFEQVGVEDCGRDTLRAFRAR is encoded by the coding sequence GTGGATTCTCACGATGTCCGTCGCCAGTGGGCCGAGCGGTCCGGCGAGTACTCGCCGGCGTACTACGCCTACTACGGGGCGGACGAACGGAGCGAGGCCGTGTTGCGTGCGCTCGAGCGGGTGGACCGGGACGCGCGCGTGCTGGAACTGGGCTGTAGCTCCGGGCGGCACCTCGCCCACCTCCACGACGCCGGCTTCGACCGCCTCGCCGGCATCGAACTGAACGACGAGGCGCTGGAGGTGATGAGCGAGACCTACCCCGACCTGGCCGCGACCGGGCGCTTCTACCTCGACGCCATCGAGGCCGTCCTCCCCGAGTTCGAGGACGGCGCGTTCGACGTGACCTACTCCGTCGAGACCCTCCAGCACATCCACCCCGACGCGGAGTGGGTGTTCGAGGAGGTCGCCCGCGTCACGAGCGACCTCGTGGTCACCGTCGAGAACGAGGGGGACGGGGAGTCGCCACCGGACGGGACGGCGGTCAACTACGTTCAGGACGAGGTCCCGCTGTACTACCGGGACTGGAACGCTGTCTTCACCGACCTGGGCTTCGAGCAGGTGGGCGTCGAGGACTGTGGGCGCGACACGCTCCGGGCCTTCCGGG